One segment of Trachemys scripta elegans isolate TJP31775 chromosome 1, CAS_Tse_1.0, whole genome shotgun sequence DNA contains the following:
- the LOC117888393 gene encoding uncharacterized protein F54H12.2-like: MASIFSQLDVTLGNRLISQSNNCYPCRAFIESVLNYSDDTLTTQFSAGLFYKDTAGQHEETELDGGNVGFVRRAKLTAESRMVELLGHLHSDLFFQEKLLLNGVKIKLTRSKDAFCLMGSAAEGFKLRIVSVSLFVKKVRVALGVCLGHAEALLTANAKYPVDRVGMKVFSIPTGSRVSNQENLFLGQLPKMLVLGFVDNYAFSGSYAKNPFHFKHYNINFVALYVDGEQIPTKPLQLDFEAGRCVRDYMNLVQIAGKHMKDRSLLIDRERFAQGYTLFAFDLSPNQECADHYSLIKTGNLRAEIHFGKALMVTLNMIVYGVFDNVIEINQRRNILFDYM, from the coding sequence ATGGCCTCTATTTTCAGTCAGTTGGATGTCACGCTGGGAAACCGCCTCATAAGCCAAAGCAACAACTGCTACCCTTGCAGGGCCTTTATAGAATCAGTGCTCAATTACAGCGACGACACCCTCACCACGCAATTTTCCGCTGGCCTGTTTTACAAAGACACTGCTGGACAACATGAAGAAACAGAGTTGGATGGAGGGAATGTAGGGTTTGTGAGGCGTGCAAAGCTGACGGCCGAGAGCAGAATGGTAGAGCTGCTGGGCCATTTACACAGCGAcctgttttttcaagaaaaacttttgttaaaCGGAGTGAAAATTAAACTGACGCGCAGTAAAGACGCTTTCTGTTTAATGGGCAGTGCGGCTGAAGGCTTTAAACTGCGCATTGTATCAGTGtccctttttgtgaagaaagtacGGGTGGCCCTGGGAGTCTGTCTGGGGCACGCGGAGGCCCTGCTTACCGCTAATGCTAAATACCCCGTGGACCGTGTGGGAATGAAAGTGTTTAGCATCCCCACGGGCAGCAGGGTCAGTAACCAGGAGAACCTGTTCTTGGGACAGTTACCCAAAATGCTTGTCCTAGGGTTTGTGGATAACTATGCCTTTAGCGGAAGTTAcgctaaaaatccctttcattttaaacattacaatATTAATTTTGTGGCCTTGTATGTGGATGGTGAACAGATACCGACCAAGCCTCTGCAACTGGACTTCGAGGCAGGACGCTGCGTGAGAGACTACATGAATTTGGTACAGATAGCTGGTAAACACATGAAAGATCGTTCTCTGTTAATCGACCGTGAGAGGTTTGCACAGGGTTACACGTTGTTTGCCTTTGACCTGTCTCCCAACCAGGAATGCGCTGATCACTATTCCCTGATTAAAACTGGGAACCTGAGAGCAGAAATACATTTTGGGAAGGCTTTAATGGTTACCCTCAATATGATTGTGTATGGGGTTTTTGACAATGTCATAgaaataaatcagaggagaaataTTCTGTTTGACTACATGTGA